TCCAGCTTGAATAATCGGTTCATCATTTCTGTCCGCTCACGGGGACTGAGTTCCAGAAACTCCCGAAACTGGTTTTGGGGAATGATGATTGTTCGCTTGAAGTTGTCGTAATCCAGGCCTAAAATTTCCTTCGACAGCAGCGAAATCTCTTCTTTCTCGTTACCAATCGGTTTCCAGTCGCCTTCCTGATACATGAACATCCGGCGTTCGCCGGGGCCTATCTCATGATGCTTCTTGGGATGGCGTTTCGCTTCATAGATAAATTTATACAGGTTCTGGTCGGGCCCCGCCTGAAACTCAAAATCGATAAGCAAATGCTTTGATTTCAGATTCATCATATTGTACTGGCGGTTATCGCGGCTATTCAGGCGCTCTGTTTCGCCGTATAGGGCAAAGCTGATGGCTTCCAGTAGTGACGTTTTGCCGCTGCCTACTTTACCAAAAATGCCAAAAACGCTCGACTGAATTAATTGCCGGAAATCAATTTCCTGTTTGTCCTGGTATGAATAGAGCCCTTGAATCGATAGTTTAATAGGTATCATTCCGATTCGGTTGCTAAAATCTCTTTGAACAACTGCTGAAGCCGGTCGTTCGGCTCCTGTCCTTTGTTCTTGCTCTTAAAATAGTCGGCAAATAACGATTCCATACTTTGGGTCAGGTCGATGGCCTGAGTGGTTTCCTGTTCGGGCAATTCAATATCCCGAACGTCGGGAATAATGGTCACTAGCGATCCATGTGCCTGCTGAAGCTCACGCCGTTCTTCACTGGTCAGATACGTTGGCGTTTGTAACGTAATTTCGGCGTAGCAGTCAGGGTTCTCTTTAAGCCAGTCGACCGCTTCATCCACCCGTTTGAATCGGGGGCGTAACAGGCGTTTCCCTGTTTTCAACGGGATTGGTGTAATCGTTACGGCTTGTCCCGGTTCGGCATCGACCAAAACCACGTATTTCTGCTGGTCCGCTTCCGCAAAACTGTAGGCCAGGGGGCTACTGCTATAAACAACAGGACTAGGGCCACCGGCAATTTCCTGGTATCGATGCAAGTGGCCGAGAGCCGTGTACTGAACTTGCGGAGGAATCATATCCGTGTAAACGACTGAGGCACCCCCAACCTGTAGAATACTCCGCTCATCGTCCGACTCTTCCGGTTGCTCGCCACCCCGTTTCATCACGAACAAATGGGCGATCAGAAGATTAATGCCTTTAGCGTCCATATAGGTGTCAGCCAATGTTGCCCAGTGGTGCTGGAGCTGTTGGCGAAGTTCATCACCAAAACTTGTCTGACCGAAATAGGACCGCATCCGCGCTTCATTAGCGTAGGGCGTAAGAATCAAGCGCACGGGCGCACCCTGCCCTGGTAACTTCAGTTCAATGAATCCCGGCGCAGAGCGAAGTAGCTTGGCTTCACAGCTTAGTGCGTAGGCGCGAACCTCCGTTTTAGGAAAACCCGCAAAGATAATGCCGCACT
This genomic window from Spirosoma agri contains:
- a CDS encoding metallophosphoesterase family protein, producing the protein MKILHTADWHLGKRLLDFQRFQEQQTVLEEIIAIADREQVDLIVVAGDLFDTFNPDPRAEDLLYSTLKQLTAGGNRPVVVIAGNHDNPDRIEAQDHFGRECGIIFAGFPKTEVRAYALSCEAKLLRSAPGFIELKLPGQGAPVRLILTPYANEARMRSYFGQTSFGDELRQQLQHHWATLADTYMDAKGINLLIAHLFVMKRGGEQPEESDDERSILQVGGASVVYTDMIPPQVQYTALGHLHRYQEIAGGPSPVVYSSSPLAYSFAEADQQKYVVLVDAEPGQAVTITPIPLKTGKRLLRPRFKRVDEAVDWLKENPDCYAEITLQTPTYLTSEERRELQQAHGSLVTIIPDVRDIELPEQETTQAIDLTQSMESLFADYFKSKNKGQEPNDRLQQLFKEILATESE